From one Catellatospora sp. IY07-71 genomic stretch:
- a CDS encoding MFS transporter, translating to MRFVRQTVGGLPRTFWMLFSAMLVNRVGAFGLLLLPTYLTTARGTTLAVAGLVTGAYGAGGAGGTLLGGVLADRWGRKATYLAGTCTAAVLMVGLGLARPIWLIAVLAAATGLAHSLPGPATVAAVVDVLPEQDRSRAFNLQFWAFNMGGAVAAALAGVIAEFSFLALFLIDASMTAVTALLVWRLVPETLRRERTPDAGPRRLFPINRARAPHAADRPGPGGLGVVLRDRVFLTFVGLTFILALLTMQGQSILQLAMEGDGLRPSAYGMVVSLGGAMIVVGQLFVPRLIGARRHAVVLAAAFVLLAVGYSTVFLADKLWIYLAAASVWTVGQMLAAPPNASIIAELAPTALRGRYQGVFFLVFPAAGFVAPSLGGWSLQHLDAWHWLLCGALGLVGAVGHLLAARRREARAAQIRRVDVAPQATAEPALA from the coding sequence ATGAGGTTCGTACGCCAGACCGTGGGCGGGCTGCCCCGCACCTTCTGGATGCTGTTCTCGGCGATGCTGGTGAACCGGGTGGGCGCGTTCGGCCTGCTGCTCCTCCCGACGTACCTGACCACCGCCCGGGGCACCACGCTGGCGGTAGCCGGCCTGGTGACCGGGGCGTACGGCGCGGGCGGCGCGGGCGGCACCCTGCTCGGCGGCGTGCTGGCCGACCGCTGGGGCCGCAAGGCGACCTACCTCGCGGGCACCTGCACGGCGGCGGTGCTGATGGTCGGCCTGGGCCTGGCCCGGCCGATCTGGCTGATCGCGGTGCTCGCGGCGGCCACCGGCCTGGCCCACTCGCTGCCCGGCCCGGCGACCGTCGCGGCGGTGGTCGACGTGCTGCCTGAGCAGGACCGCTCGCGCGCGTTCAACCTGCAGTTCTGGGCGTTCAACATGGGCGGCGCGGTGGCCGCGGCGCTGGCCGGGGTGATCGCCGAGTTCAGCTTCCTGGCGCTGTTCCTCATCGACGCGAGCATGACGGCGGTGACGGCGCTGCTGGTCTGGCGGCTGGTGCCGGAGACGCTGCGCCGCGAGCGCACCCCGGACGCCGGGCCGCGCAGGCTCTTCCCGATCAACCGGGCCCGCGCGCCGCACGCCGCCGACCGCCCGGGGCCGGGCGGGCTCGGGGTGGTGCTGCGTGACCGGGTGTTCCTGACCTTCGTCGGGCTGACCTTCATCCTGGCCCTGCTCACCATGCAGGGGCAGTCGATCCTGCAGCTGGCCATGGAGGGCGACGGGCTGCGGCCGTCGGCGTACGGGATGGTCGTCTCGCTGGGCGGCGCGATGATCGTGGTGGGGCAGCTGTTCGTGCCCCGGCTGATCGGGGCGCGCCGCCACGCGGTCGTGCTAGCGGCGGCGTTCGTGCTGCTCGCCGTCGGCTACAGCACGGTCTTCCTGGCCGACAAGCTCTGGATCTACCTGGCCGCGGCGTCGGTGTGGACGGTCGGGCAGATGCTCGCCGCGCCGCCGAACGCATCGATCATCGCCGAGCTGGCGCCGACCGCGCTGCGCGGCCGGTATCAGGGCGTCTTCTTCCTGGTGTTCCCGGCGGCCGGCTTCGTGGCGCCCTCGCTGGGCGGCTGGAGCCTGCAACACCTCGATGCCTGGCACTGGCTGCTGTGCGGCGCGCTGGGTCTGGTGGGGGCGGTCGGGCACCTCCTGGCGGCCCGGCGGCGCGAGGCGCGGGCGGCGCAGATCCGCCGCGTCGACGTCGCACCACAAGCGACGGCCGAACCGGCGCTGGCCTGA
- the ngcE gene encoding N-acetylglucosamine/diacetylchitobiose ABC transporter substrate-binding protein, which yields MTVTPDSPSELNRRTLLRRAAAAGLLAAPAMSALAACASEDGESGTTGEKTPQNPFGVGDKQPLEVAFFNGGFGEDYAKFDVAAYEKKFPGSKVELKFSKTILTDYQPRFYGGNPPDVLNNSSPETIPVGPVVQGGQLTDLTQLLEAESFDDPAVKVKDTLVAGVVEEGTFNGKMYTLNYAYSIYGHWYDEALFAKNGWTVPKTWEEFTTLAEAAKAKGIAAYTFQGIHPWYIHNVISEWIYKVGGKEAILKIDNLEPNAWKQDAVKVAAERIAEMASKGWIQAGAAGLDHTTTQQAVLDGKALFIWCGSWLEGEMAKTLPASVKLAVAPPWDLSSSDKAKYGAVHAAPGEGFVVPTKAKNQAGGLEFLRMMLGKEQARKFAELTKSLPVVKGAADGLTISSALTSASKVAAAATEVINWRYGGWYTPLQNAVFAAATDLAAGKSSAEKFMDAVQKAADEVAKDDKIVKQKAS from the coding sequence ATGACCGTAACTCCCGACAGCCCGTCGGAGCTGAACCGCCGCACCCTGCTGCGCCGGGCCGCTGCCGCCGGTCTGCTCGCCGCCCCCGCCATGAGCGCGCTGGCCGCCTGCGCCAGCGAGGACGGCGAGAGCGGCACCACCGGTGAGAAGACCCCGCAGAACCCGTTCGGCGTGGGCGACAAGCAGCCGCTCGAGGTCGCGTTCTTCAACGGCGGCTTCGGCGAGGACTACGCCAAGTTCGACGTGGCCGCCTACGAGAAGAAGTTCCCGGGCAGCAAGGTCGAGCTGAAGTTCTCGAAGACCATCCTCACCGACTACCAGCCGCGCTTCTACGGCGGCAACCCGCCGGACGTGCTGAACAACTCGTCGCCGGAGACCATCCCGGTCGGCCCGGTGGTGCAGGGCGGCCAGCTGACCGACCTGACCCAGCTGCTGGAGGCGGAGTCCTTCGACGACCCGGCCGTCAAGGTGAAGGACACCCTGGTCGCCGGCGTCGTTGAGGAGGGCACCTTCAACGGCAAGATGTACACGCTGAACTACGCGTACTCCATCTACGGCCACTGGTACGACGAGGCGCTGTTCGCCAAGAACGGCTGGACCGTGCCGAAGACGTGGGAGGAGTTCACCACGCTGGCCGAGGCCGCCAAGGCCAAGGGCATCGCGGCGTACACCTTCCAGGGCATCCACCCCTGGTACATCCACAACGTGATCTCGGAGTGGATCTACAAGGTCGGCGGCAAGGAGGCGATCCTCAAGATCGACAACCTGGAGCCGAACGCGTGGAAGCAGGACGCGGTCAAGGTCGCGGCCGAGCGCATCGCCGAGATGGCGAGCAAGGGCTGGATCCAGGCCGGCGCCGCCGGTCTCGACCACACCACCACGCAGCAGGCCGTGCTCGACGGCAAGGCGCTGTTCATCTGGTGCGGCTCCTGGCTCGAGGGCGAGATGGCCAAGACCCTGCCGGCGTCGGTCAAGCTCGCCGTCGCGCCGCCGTGGGACCTGTCCAGCTCGGACAAGGCCAAGTACGGCGCCGTGCACGCGGCCCCCGGTGAGGGCTTCGTCGTCCCCACCAAGGCCAAGAACCAGGCCGGTGGCCTCGAGTTCCTGCGCATGATGCTGGGCAAGGAGCAGGCCCGCAAGTTCGCCGAGCTCACCAAGTCGCTGCCCGTGGTGAAGGGTGCGGCCGACGGCCTCACCATCTCCAGCGCCCTGACGTCGGCCTCCAAGGTCGCCGCCGCGGCCACCGAGGTCATCAACTGGCGTTACGGCGGCTGGTACACCCCGCTGCAGAACGCGGTGTTCGCGGCCGCGACCGACCTGGCCGCGGGCAAGAGCAGCGCCGAGAAGTTCATGGACGCCGTGCAGAAGGCCGCCGACGAGGTGGCGAAGGACGACAAGATCGTGAAGCAGAAGGCCTCCTGA
- a CDS encoding MFS transporter — protein sequence MPPPQPDSPAGQGLRGWVRETAGGLPATFWYLWAGTLINRAGGFVVIYLTIYLTTVQGFSPSQSGLVLGLWAAGGAVGTLVGGVAADRIGRRPTLLVAHLGAVALLASLAFARGFWVIAPLTFLFGVVAESARPAFQALMVDVVPERDRLRAFTLNYWAVNVGFAVAAMLAGLVASADPRLIFLLDAASALAPFLLILLKVREPRRERPAAAPHAPVERVGLGAVLGDRVFLGFVALNVLIAFVFMQHLSTLPIAMTRDGISAQQYGLVIALNGVLIVGGQLFIPKLIRSYDRSKVLAAASVIIGFGFALTAFADTAAFYAVTVLVWTVGEMLNSPSNSTLSAALSPASMRGRYQGVMSLSWSVAGFAAPVLGGYVQQHLGDEVLWLGCGAIAVVAALGQLWSGPARERRAAALQAM from the coding sequence TTGCCCCCGCCGCAGCCTGACTCTCCCGCAGGCCAGGGGCTCCGGGGCTGGGTGCGGGAGACGGCGGGCGGGCTCCCGGCGACCTTCTGGTACCTGTGGGCCGGCACGCTGATCAACCGGGCGGGCGGGTTCGTCGTCATCTACCTGACGATCTACCTGACCACGGTGCAGGGGTTCAGCCCGTCGCAGTCGGGTCTGGTGCTCGGTCTGTGGGCGGCGGGCGGCGCGGTCGGCACCCTGGTCGGCGGAGTGGCCGCGGACCGGATCGGGCGGCGGCCCACGCTGCTGGTTGCGCACCTAGGCGCGGTGGCGCTGCTGGCGTCGCTGGCGTTCGCGCGGGGCTTCTGGGTGATCGCGCCCTTGACGTTCCTGTTCGGCGTGGTCGCGGAGAGCGCCCGGCCCGCGTTCCAGGCGCTGATGGTGGACGTGGTGCCCGAGCGCGACCGGTTGCGCGCGTTCACCCTGAACTACTGGGCCGTCAACGTGGGCTTCGCCGTCGCGGCGATGCTGGCGGGCCTGGTCGCCTCGGCGGACCCGAGGCTGATCTTCCTGCTCGACGCGGCGAGCGCGCTGGCGCCGTTCCTGCTCATCCTGCTCAAGGTCCGCGAGCCGCGACGGGAGCGGCCCGCCGCCGCCCCGCACGCGCCGGTGGAGCGGGTGGGCCTGGGCGCGGTGCTGGGCGACCGGGTGTTCCTCGGGTTCGTCGCGCTGAACGTGCTGATCGCGTTCGTGTTCATGCAGCACCTGTCGACGCTGCCGATCGCGATGACGCGTGACGGCATCTCGGCGCAGCAGTACGGCCTGGTCATCGCGCTCAACGGGGTGCTGATCGTGGGCGGGCAGCTGTTCATTCCCAAGCTGATCAGGTCGTACGACCGCTCGAAGGTGCTCGCCGCGGCGTCGGTGATCATCGGGTTCGGCTTCGCGCTGACCGCGTTCGCCGACACGGCCGCGTTCTACGCGGTGACGGTGCTGGTGTGGACCGTGGGCGAGATGCTGAACTCCCCCTCGAACTCGACGCTGAGCGCGGCGCTGTCCCCGGCGAGCATGCGTGGGCGCTACCAGGGCGTGATGTCGCTGTCCTGGTCGGTGGCCGGGTTCGCCGCACCGGTGCTGGGCGGATACGTGCAGCAGCATCTCGGCGACGAGGTGCTCTGGTTGGGCTGCGGCGCCATCGCCGTCGTCGCGGCCCTGGGACAACTCTGGTCGGGGCCGGCCCGCGAGCGGCGGGCGGCGGCGCTGCAGGCGATGTGA
- a CDS encoding LuxR family transcriptional regulator, protein MDHQQAAELLRQRAGRPVAPRLVEQLLRRTDADPTVLDAILDQVDTDADGLHRVPLRWPDELADPARVSMLSLSPESRAVVGAAAVIGREFDLAILEGVCPGGDVLGGLEDGVTAGLIREQGPHVYAFVRALGREVCYDTLGPRQRAELHERVAAVLARLGALGGLRAATVQELAYHTAEAAALGGRERLDAAVAAAATAAAVALEDAAYDLAAGYFAQAALFAGRAGWAPEQSGRLLAAAGTARLRGATGAGARAAGRASLTGALRLGLRAGDHGLVAAAALGLGPRPTLGALAGDAAPPPDPVRLDALRDASATLPATGLPPDQHSAAARLMSRLAYETGRPELARRALDLARTGGDPRAVAEALLAVGGELDQVVREAVALGDEELLARAYDLAAADAVRRGQQSRAAALLERLAALADLRAAALVRWYGLRAAAELATLRGAPDAAAAARALAAGQAVDPAAAEAADAALRGWTGPKAGPGPANPAGLTAREREVLVWALRGTPAKEIASALVLGERTVETHLASIYRKLGVRTRIELIRKLGDGSGL, encoded by the coding sequence GTGGACCATCAACAGGCCGCTGAGCTGCTGCGGCAGCGAGCGGGACGGCCCGTCGCGCCCCGGCTCGTGGAGCAGCTGCTACGGCGCACCGACGCGGACCCGACAGTGCTGGACGCGATCCTGGACCAGGTGGACACCGACGCGGACGGGCTGCACCGGGTGCCGCTGCGCTGGCCGGACGAGCTGGCCGACCCGGCCCGGGTGTCGATGCTGTCGCTGAGCCCGGAAAGCCGCGCCGTGGTGGGCGCGGCCGCGGTCATCGGCCGGGAGTTCGACCTGGCCATCCTGGAGGGGGTATGCCCCGGCGGGGACGTGCTCGGCGGCCTGGAGGACGGCGTCACCGCGGGATTGATCCGCGAGCAGGGCCCGCACGTCTACGCGTTCGTGCGGGCGCTCGGCCGGGAGGTCTGCTACGACACCCTCGGCCCCCGGCAGCGTGCCGAGCTGCACGAACGCGTCGCGGCGGTGCTGGCCCGGCTCGGCGCGCTGGGCGGCCTCCGTGCGGCCACCGTGCAGGAGCTGGCGTACCACACCGCCGAGGCGGCCGCGCTGGGCGGCCGGGAGCGGCTGGACGCGGCCGTCGCCGCAGCGGCCACCGCCGCCGCGGTCGCGCTGGAGGACGCCGCGTACGACCTGGCCGCCGGATACTTCGCCCAGGCGGCGCTGTTCGCGGGCCGGGCGGGCTGGGCGCCGGAGCAGTCCGGCCGGCTGCTCGCCGCGGCGGGCACGGCCCGGCTGCGCGGCGCGACCGGCGCCGGGGCCAGGGCCGCGGGCCGGGCCTCGCTGACCGGCGCGCTCCGGCTCGGCCTGCGCGCCGGAGACCACGGCCTGGTCGCCGCCGCCGCGTTGGGGCTGGGGCCCCGGCCGACCCTCGGCGCGCTGGCCGGGGACGCCGCGCCGCCGCCGGACCCGGTCCGGCTGGACGCGCTCCGCGACGCCAGCGCGACGCTGCCCGCCACCGGCCTGCCCCCCGACCAGCACTCGGCGGCCGCCCGGCTGATGTCCCGGCTCGCGTACGAGACGGGCCGGCCCGAGCTGGCTCGGCGCGCGCTGGACCTGGCCCGCACCGGCGGCGACCCGCGCGCGGTGGCCGAGGCGCTGCTCGCCGTGGGCGGCGAGCTGGACCAGGTGGTGCGCGAGGCCGTCGCGCTGGGCGACGAGGAGCTGCTGGCGCGGGCGTACGACCTGGCGGCGGCGGACGCGGTGCGGCGCGGTCAGCAGAGCCGGGCGGCCGCGCTGCTGGAGCGGCTCGCGGCACTGGCCGACCTACGCGCCGCGGCCCTGGTGCGCTGGTACGGCCTGCGTGCCGCGGCGGAGCTGGCCACGCTGCGCGGCGCTCCTGACGCCGCGGCGGCGGCGCGGGCGCTGGCGGCAGGGCAGGCGGTCGACCCGGCCGCGGCCGAGGCCGCCGACGCCGCGCTGCGCGGCTGGACCGGGCCGAAGGCGGGGCCCGGCCCGGCCAATCCCGCCGGGCTGACCGCCCGCGAGCGCGAGGTGCTGGTCTGGGCGCTGCGCGGGACGCCCGCCAAGGAGATCGCGAGCGCGCTGGTGCTGGGCGAGCGCACCGTGGAGACCCACCTGGCGAGCATCTACCGCAAGCTCGGCGTGCGGACGCGGATCGAGCTGATCCGGAAGCTGGGAGACGGTAGCGGACTGTAG
- a CDS encoding phosphoglyceromutase, whose amino-acid sequence MVGTLVLLRHGYSEWNAKNLFTGWVDVDLNAQGEAEARRGGELLKESGLLPDVVHTSVLRRAIRTSEIALNAADRSWIPVARSWRLNERHYGALQGKDKKQTLEAYGEEQFMLWRRSYDTPPPPIADDDEFSQVGDARYAQLPDELKPRTECLKDVVARMLPYWYDAILPDLHAGRNVLVVAHGNSLRALVKHLDGISDEAIAKLNIPTGIPLRYDLDANLRPITPGGTYLDPEAAAEAAAAVANQGR is encoded by the coding sequence ATGGTTGGAACACTGGTGCTGCTGCGGCACGGCTACAGCGAATGGAACGCCAAGAACCTCTTCACCGGCTGGGTCGACGTCGACCTCAACGCCCAGGGAGAGGCCGAGGCGCGCCGCGGCGGCGAGCTGCTCAAGGAAAGCGGGCTGCTGCCCGACGTGGTGCACACCAGCGTGCTGCGTCGCGCCATCCGCACCTCCGAGATCGCGCTCAACGCCGCGGACCGGTCCTGGATCCCGGTCGCCCGCAGCTGGCGGCTCAACGAGCGCCACTACGGCGCCCTGCAGGGCAAGGACAAGAAGCAGACCCTGGAGGCGTACGGCGAGGAGCAGTTCATGCTGTGGCGCCGCTCGTACGACACCCCGCCCCCGCCGATCGCCGACGACGACGAGTTCTCGCAGGTGGGCGACGCACGCTACGCGCAGCTGCCGGACGAGCTGAAGCCGCGCACGGAGTGCCTCAAGGACGTCGTCGCGCGGATGCTGCCGTACTGGTACGACGCGATCCTCCCGGACCTGCACGCGGGCCGGAACGTGCTCGTGGTCGCGCACGGCAACTCGCTGCGCGCGCTGGTCAAGCACCTGGACGGGATCTCGGACGAGGCGATCGCCAAGCTGAACATCCCGACCGGCATCCCGCTGCGCTACGACCTGGACGCGAACCTGCGCCCGATCACCCCCGGCGGCACCTACCTCGACCCGGAGGCCGCCGCCGAAGCCGCCGCCGCCGTCGCCAACCAGGGCCGCTGA
- a CDS encoding FHA domain-containing protein, protein MHLRRDYPYCLHCGTLRKGAKVDTFAAPELRWADAEGERVFPLVNPVTTIGRATDNDIVVNDASVSRQHARVVRTADGFHLEDLNSFNGVTVAGRVIHGDQAPLSDESELHIGDVPMRFAQPRSAAIGSKTMVRGVEHSVLLPAAQPDQAPTATGPLSARPRRRSGWALKQVPGMRGDQEWVLRNTRTGQYLQLDERDVFLWHQLDGENTVRDLLFAYAQKYGELALPRIERTLRTFAALELVRGLHGQRETEKPPLLKRIGRAVLRTLLRTEVSVGGLDGLFSRMYRGFGWRFFTRTGVFLLWVLILGGIYAMAVASGHQNLFDINGAGVAGAVSIAVGYLVALVIHESAHALAVKSYGRTVTRGGFMLMLGMPFAFVDTSDMWFGTRWSRIVVTLSGPLSTAGVAGICAAVAAYVPQPQVSGIAYQLAFGLYLNTLYNLNPLMPLDGYQALADGLRLPRLREEASAYFTKGIWSDLKNGRRPGIKQIGMAAYGFTAVVGTGLFVLLGFLAWRDRLGGLVDEYLPPGIDVLVITLAIGLIMFPIWYRLARRIITFIKSRRTAPAAEVTA, encoded by the coding sequence GTGCACCTGCGGCGGGACTACCCGTACTGCCTGCACTGCGGCACGCTGCGCAAAGGCGCCAAAGTGGACACCTTCGCGGCGCCGGAGCTGCGCTGGGCCGATGCCGAGGGCGAGCGGGTGTTCCCGCTCGTCAACCCCGTCACCACGATCGGCCGCGCCACGGACAACGACATCGTGGTGAACGACGCGAGCGTCTCCCGCCAGCACGCCCGGGTGGTGCGCACCGCGGACGGCTTCCACCTGGAGGACCTGAACTCGTTCAACGGCGTCACGGTGGCCGGGCGGGTCATCCACGGTGACCAGGCGCCGCTGTCCGACGAGTCCGAGCTGCACATCGGCGACGTGCCGATGCGGTTCGCGCAGCCGCGCTCGGCGGCGATCGGCTCGAAGACGATGGTGCGCGGGGTGGAGCACAGCGTCCTGCTGCCGGCCGCGCAGCCCGACCAGGCGCCGACGGCGACGGGGCCGCTCAGCGCCCGCCCGCGGCGGCGCAGCGGCTGGGCGCTCAAGCAGGTGCCCGGCATGCGCGGCGACCAGGAATGGGTGCTGCGCAACACCCGCACGGGGCAGTACCTCCAGCTCGACGAGCGGGACGTGTTCCTGTGGCACCAGCTCGACGGCGAGAACACCGTGCGGGACCTGCTGTTCGCGTACGCGCAGAAGTACGGCGAGCTGGCCCTGCCGCGGATCGAGCGCACCCTGCGCACGTTCGCGGCGCTGGAGCTGGTGCGCGGCCTGCACGGCCAGCGGGAGACGGAGAAGCCGCCGCTGCTGAAGCGGATCGGCCGAGCGGTCCTGCGCACGCTGCTGCGCACCGAGGTGTCGGTCGGCGGCCTGGACGGCCTGTTCAGCCGGATGTACCGGGGCTTCGGCTGGCGCTTCTTCACCCGTACCGGCGTATTCCTGCTCTGGGTGCTGATCCTCGGCGGGATCTACGCGATGGCCGTCGCGAGTGGACACCAGAACCTGTTCGACATCAACGGCGCCGGGGTGGCCGGTGCCGTCTCCATCGCGGTCGGCTACCTGGTGGCGCTGGTCATCCACGAGTCCGCGCACGCGCTGGCGGTGAAGTCCTACGGCCGCACCGTCACCCGGGGCGGGTTCATGCTGATGCTGGGCATGCCGTTCGCGTTCGTGGACACGTCGGACATGTGGTTCGGCACGCGCTGGTCGCGCATCGTGGTGACGCTGTCCGGGCCGCTGTCCACCGCCGGCGTCGCCGGGATCTGCGCGGCCGTCGCGGCGTACGTGCCGCAGCCGCAGGTCTCCGGCATCGCGTACCAGCTGGCCTTCGGCCTCTACCTGAACACGCTCTACAACCTCAACCCGCTGATGCCGCTGGACGGCTACCAGGCGCTCGCGGACGGGCTGCGGCTGCCGCGCCTGCGCGAGGAGGCGTCGGCGTACTTCACCAAGGGCATCTGGTCGGATCTCAAGAACGGGCGGCGGCCCGGGATCAAGCAGATCGGCATGGCGGCGTACGGCTTCACGGCCGTCGTCGGCACCGGCCTGTTCGTGCTGCTGGGCTTCCTGGCCTGGCGCGACCGCCTGGGCGGGCTCGTCGACGAGTACCTGCCGCCCGGCATCGACGTGCTGGTCATCACGCTGGCCATCGGCCTGATCATGTTCCCGATCTGGTACCGGCTGGCGCGCAGGATCATCACGTTCATCAAATCGAGGCGTACGGCCCCGGCGGCGGAGGTGACCGCGTGA
- a CDS encoding MFS transporter produces the protein MRGWLAQTAGGLPKTFWYLWTGTLINRTGAFVMLYLEIHMVVEYGFSPAFAGLVLGLFGGGMALGSLAGGVLADRWGRRSTLLVSNLALAATAIVLGFVFQPLAVAALATVYGFWNGLGRPAFSATMVDVLGPSMRLRGMNLNYWAINLGFSCAAVLAGVLSRTPHLTVFLLNAGAQLVMAAIVFWRVPETQPVRSAVPGRAPVEGSIGTVLRDRVFMLFVLLNLGLWIIIEACKLIPIAMHQRGMDAADYGTVIAVNGIMIVAFQLFVPRLLAGRDRSRVLALAALLVGLGMGAVAIAGTVPLLMLTVVVWTAGEMLNAPVNGTLIADLSRPEMRGRYQGVASMGFTAANFFAPVFGGLLLEHAPPATLWLVLAALGVVVAAGQLFSGPVRERRARALQEPKPAVTEGANLAPAAA, from the coding sequence GTGCGGGGCTGGCTGGCGCAGACGGCGGGTGGACTACCGAAGACCTTCTGGTACCTGTGGACCGGCACTCTGATCAACCGCACCGGCGCGTTCGTCATGCTGTACCTCGAGATCCACATGGTCGTCGAGTACGGCTTCTCCCCGGCCTTCGCCGGTCTGGTGCTGGGCCTGTTCGGCGGCGGCATGGCGCTGGGCTCGCTGGCCGGTGGCGTGCTGGCCGACCGCTGGGGCCGCCGGTCGACGCTGCTGGTGTCCAACCTCGCGCTGGCCGCCACGGCGATCGTGCTCGGCTTCGTGTTCCAGCCGCTCGCGGTCGCGGCGCTGGCCACCGTGTACGGCTTCTGGAACGGCCTGGGCCGCCCCGCCTTCTCCGCGACCATGGTCGACGTGCTCGGCCCGAGCATGCGGCTGCGCGGCATGAACCTCAACTACTGGGCGATCAACCTGGGCTTCTCGTGCGCCGCGGTGCTGGCCGGCGTCCTCTCGCGGACCCCGCACCTGACCGTCTTCCTGCTCAACGCGGGAGCGCAGCTGGTGATGGCGGCGATCGTGTTCTGGCGGGTCCCGGAGACGCAGCCGGTGCGCAGCGCGGTGCCGGGCCGGGCGCCGGTCGAGGGCAGCATCGGCACGGTGCTGCGCGACCGGGTGTTCATGCTGTTCGTGCTGCTCAACCTGGGCCTGTGGATCATCATCGAGGCCTGCAAGCTGATCCCGATCGCGATGCACCAGCGGGGAATGGACGCCGCCGACTACGGCACGGTGATCGCGGTCAACGGCATCATGATCGTGGCCTTCCAGCTGTTCGTGCCGAGGCTGCTCGCCGGGCGCGACCGCAGCCGGGTGCTGGCGCTGGCGGCGCTGCTGGTCGGCCTGGGCATGGGCGCGGTCGCGATCGCGGGCACCGTGCCGCTGCTGATGCTGACCGTGGTGGTGTGGACCGCGGGCGAGATGCTCAACGCGCCCGTCAACGGCACCCTGATCGCCGACCTGTCCCGGCCCGAGATGCGCGGCCGCTACCAGGGCGTGGCCTCGATGGGCTTCACCGCGGCGAACTTCTTCGCCCCGGTCTTCGGCGGCCTGCTGCTGGAGCACGCCCCGCCCGCCACGCTGTGGCTGGTGCTGGCCGCGCTCGGCGTGGTGGTCGCCGCCGGTCAGCTGTTCAGCGGACCGGTCCGCGAGCGCCGCGCCCGCGCCCTGCAGGAGCCCAAGCCCGCCGTCACCGAGGGAGCGAACCTTGCCCCCGCCGCAGCCTGA
- a CDS encoding MurR/RpiR family transcriptional regulator: MEKGAFPTAGTDSVLARLRAKLPEFTGALRRVAEQVLTDPAGASRATIVELAERSHTSPATITRFCRAVGFEGYADLRLAIAGETGRAARSAGWVVDIGREIEPGDPLERVLGQIMAADTRAMQDTAAMTDLAEVERAADAIAAAERVDIYGASGSALVGAEMQFSLHRIGIAAWSWPDVHNGLASAALLRAGDVALGISHSGQTRETIEMVAEAGSRGATTVALTSFPRSPLADVADVVLTTATQATTFRPDSLSARHPQLVVLDLLYIAVAQRTHERAHAAFQRTAQAVAGHRLREVV, translated from the coding sequence GTGGAAAAAGGCGCGTTCCCGACGGCAGGCACGGACAGCGTGCTCGCCCGTCTCCGCGCCAAACTCCCGGAGTTCACCGGCGCCCTGCGGCGCGTCGCCGAGCAGGTGCTGACCGACCCCGCCGGGGCTTCCCGGGCCACCATCGTCGAGCTGGCCGAGCGCTCCCACACCTCGCCCGCCACCATCACCCGGTTCTGCCGGGCGGTCGGCTTCGAGGGGTACGCCGACCTGCGGCTGGCCATCGCGGGCGAGACCGGCCGCGCCGCCCGCTCCGCGGGCTGGGTCGTCGACATCGGACGCGAGATCGAGCCCGGCGACCCGCTGGAGCGCGTGCTCGGCCAGATCATGGCCGCCGACACCCGTGCCATGCAGGACACCGCCGCGATGACCGACCTGGCCGAGGTCGAGCGGGCCGCCGACGCGATCGCCGCCGCCGAGCGGGTCGACATCTACGGCGCCTCGGGCTCCGCGCTGGTCGGCGCCGAGATGCAGTTCTCCCTGCACCGCATCGGGATCGCCGCCTGGTCCTGGCCGGACGTGCACAACGGGCTGGCCAGCGCCGCGCTGCTGCGCGCCGGCGACGTGGCGCTCGGCATCAGCCACTCCGGCCAGACCCGGGAGACCATCGAGATGGTCGCCGAGGCCGGCAGCCGCGGTGCGACCACGGTCGCGCTGACCAGCTTCCCCCGCTCGCCGCTGGCCGACGTCGCCGACGTCGTGCTGACCACGGCGACGCAGGCCACCACCTTCCGGCCGGACTCGCTCTCGGCCCGGCACCCGCAGCTGGTCGTGCTGGACCTGCTCTACATCGCCGTCGCGCAGCGCACCCACGAGCGTGCGCACGCGGCCTTCCAGCGCACCGCCCAGGCGGTCGCCGGGCACCGCCTCCGGGAGGTGGTGTGA